Proteins encoded together in one Ipomoea triloba cultivar NCNSP0323 chromosome 4, ASM357664v1 window:
- the LOC116017368 gene encoding DNA-directed RNA polymerase II subunit RPB7-like, with protein DSIYLLYLLKILEPLKFWIFYSGRHGFIVAITGIESVGKGLIRDGTGFVTFPVKYQCVVFRPFKGEILEAVVTMVNKMGFFAEAGPVQIFVSNHLIPDDMEFQSGDAPNYTTSDGSVKIQKDSEVRLKIIGTRVDATEIFCIGTIKDDFLGVISDPGAAV; from the exons GATTCAATTTATCTGTTGTATTTACTCAAAATTTTAGAACCCCTAAAGTTTTGGATCTTCTATAGTGGACGGCATGGTTTCATAGTAGCGATCACTGGCATCGAGAGTGTCGGAAAAGGTCTCATCCGCGACGGTACGGGGTTCGTCACTTTCCCAGTGAAGTATCAGTGCGTTGTGTTTCGGCCTTTCAAAGGGGAGATTCTAGAAGCTGTTGTTACTATGGTGAACAag ATGGGCTTCTTCGCTGAAGCAGGGCCTGTGCAGATTTTTGTCTCTAATCAT TTAATACCAGATGACATGGAGTTTCAGTCTGGAGATGCGCCAAACTACACAACATCTGATGGATCG gttaaaattcaaaaggataGTGAAGTACGACTAAAGATCATTGGAACTCGTGTTGATGCTACAGAAATC TTCTGCATTGGTACAATTAAGGACGATTTCTTGGGTGTCATCAGTGATCCCGGAGCAGCTGTTTGA
- the LOC116016296 gene encoding extensin isoform X1, giving the protein MMFLFHNSSLDFRPKHVSCSQCTLVFHHCYCLQCVMPYKVWTWKLCMKGFLADFLVVFASVSSSGVYIPCYFCSLCPSQDGTMKMKHSLLPFVWLILVLILSVVVAANSQDWDRSYYSSQLSGHAQSHSQSRHSPSGAHLASSHAGHSPPSGGFNYNYPPPSSGGNQPPSYGTPPRSHGHQPPSRGGSSPPSGGNQSPSHGYQPPSRGSSPPSSGGNQPPSHGYQPPSHGGSSPPSGGNHPPSHGHQPPSHGSSPPSSSGNQPPSHGHQPPSHGGSPPSSGGNQPPSHGYQPPSHRYQPPSHGRSPPSSGGNQPPSHGYQPPSRDSPPPSSGNRPPSHGHQPPSHSGSSPPSGGNQPPSHGHQPPSHGSYPPPSGGNQPPSHGGSSPPSDAYKPPPTRGSPQPPSGGNQPPSHGTPPPSHGHQPPSHGSSPPSSGGNKPPSHGHQPPSHGSSPPSSGGNKPPPHGHQPPSHSGSPPSSGSNQLPSHGYQPPSHGGSPPPSGGNRPPSHGYQPPSHGSSPPPLGGNQPSSHGHQPPSRGSYPPPSSGYQPPSHGGSSPPSEGYKPPPTRGSPRPPSHGHQPPSGGNQPPSYGSNPPPSSHGHPPPSHGNPPPKGHQPPSHGASPPPSHSYNPPPPKGHHPPSHGGSPPPSQSHNTPPPTKGHQHPPTHHHHPLPSPPSHSYTPPNSPSPPSYGHSPPPAPYFSTANSHN; this is encoded by the coding sequence ATGATGTTTCTGTTCCACAATTCAAGTCTAGACTTTAGACCAAAACACGTTTCTTGTTCCCAATGTACACTTGTCTTCcatcattgttattgtttacaGTGTGTGATGCCATATAAAGTATGGACGTGGAAGCTTTGCATGAAAGGGTTTCTTGCTGATTTCCTGGTGGTTTTTGCAAGTGTCTCTTCCTCTGGTGTATATATACCCTGCTACTTTTGCTCTCTCTGTCCATCTCAAGACGGAACAATGAAGATGAAACACAGTTTACTTCCTTTTGTTTGGCTGATACTTGTTTTAATCCTCTCTGTTGTTGTAGCTGCGAATTCGCAAGATTGGGATCGCAGCTACTACAGCTCACAGCTTTCTGGTCATGCTCAGTCTCACTCTCAGTCTCGGCACTCACCTTCTGGTGCCCATTTGGCGTCCTCCCATGCTGGCCATTCACCTCCTTCTGGTGGGTTTAATTACAACTATCCTCCACCTTCATCTGGTGGCAACCAACCACCTTCTTATGGGACTCCGCCACGTTCACATGGACATCAACCACCATCTCGTGGTGGTTCTTCGCCTCCTTCAGGTGGTAACCAATCACCTTCACATGGATATCAACCACCTTCCCGTGGTAGCTCTCCGCCGTCCTCAGGTGGCAATCAACCGCCTTCGCATGGATATCAACCACCTTCTCATGGTGGCTCTTCGCCTCCGTCGGGTGGCAACCATCCGCCTTCACATGGGCATCAACCACCTTCCCATGGTAGCTCTCCGCCGTCTTCAAGTGGCAACCAACCACCTTCACATGGACATCAACCACCTTCCCATGGTGGCTCTCCGCCGTCTTCAGGTGGTAACCAACCGCCTTCACATGGATATCAACCACCTTCCCATAGATATCAACCACCTTCCCATGGTCGCTCTCCGCCGTCCTCAGGTGGCAACCAACCGCCTTCACATGGATATCAACCACCTTCTCGCGACTCTCCGCCTCCCTCAAGTGGAAACCGACCACCTTCACATGGACATCAACCACCTTCTCATAGTGGCTCTTCACCTCCCTCAGGTGGCAACCAACCACCTTCACATGGACATCAACCCCCTTCCCATGGTAGCTATCCGCCACCCTCAGGTGGCAACCAACCACCTTCACACGGTGGCTCTTCGCCTCCCTCTGATGCGTACAAACCTCCTCCAACTCGTGGGAGCCCACAACCGCCATCGGGTGGAAATCAGCCACCCTCCCATGGGACTCCGCCACCTTCACATGGACATCAACCACCTTCCCATGGTAGCTCTCCACCGTCCTCAGGTGGCAACAAACCTCCTTCACATGGACATCAACCACCTTCCCATGGTAGCTCTCCACCGTCCTCAGGTGGCAACAAACCTCCTCCACATGGACATCAACCACCTTCCCATAGTGGCTCTCCGCCGTCCTCAGGTAGCAACCAACTGCCTTCACATGGATATCAACCACCTTCTCATGGCGGCTCTCCGCccccctcaggtggaaaccgacCTCCTTCACATGGATATCAACCACCTTCCCATGGTAGCTCCCCACCTCCCTTAGGTGGTAACCAACCGTCTTCACATGGACATCAACCACCTTCCCGTGGCAGCTATCCGCCTCCCTCAAGTGGCTACCAACCACCTTCACACGGTGGCTCTTCGCCTCCCTCCGAAGGGTACAAACCTCCTCCAACTCGTGGGAGCCCGCGACCACCATCCCATGGACATCAACCTCCATCAGGTGGAAATCAGCCACCCTCTTATGGGTCCAATCCTCCACCTTCGTCTCACGGCCATCCACCACCCTCCCATGGAAACCCACCTCCCAAAGGACATCAACCACCATCTCATGGAGCTTCCCCACCTCCCTCCCACAGCTACAATCCTCCACCACCCAAAGGACACCATCCCCCCTCCCATGGTGGCTCTCCACCTCCCTCTCAATCACACAACACTCCCCCACCAACCAAAGGACATCAACATCCTCCCACTCACCACCACCACCCGCTACCATCACCGCCATCTCATAGCTATACTCCTCCAAACTCTCCATCTCCGCCATCATACGGACATTCACCACCACCCGCTCCATATTTCTCCACCGCCAACTCTCACAACTGA
- the LOC116016660 gene encoding ras-related protein Rab11C-like — protein sequence MANRVEHEYDYLFKIVLIGDSGVGKSNILSRFTRNEFCLESKSTIGVEFATRTLQVEGKTVKAQIWDTAGQERYRAITSAYYRGAVGALLVYDITKKQTFENVLRWLRELRDHADSNIVIMMVGNKSDLNHLRAVSEQDGQALAEKEGLSFLETSALEAVNVEKAFQTILVETYHIISKKALAAEEAAKAAALPGQGTTINVDSSDNAKRGCCSN from the exons ATGGCGAATAGAGTGGAGCATGAATACGATTACCTGTTTAAGATCGTGTTGATCGGAGACTCTGGAGTCGGGAAATCCAATATTCTGTCCAGGTTTACCCGAAATGAGTTCTGCTTGGAGTCCAAGTCCACTATCGGAGTCGAATTCGCCACCCGAACTCTTCAG GTGGAAGGAAAGACAGTCAAGGCTCAGATTTGGGACACTGCAGGCCAAGAAAGGTACCGAGCTATCACCAGCGCTTACTACAGAGGAGCTGTAGGTGCTCTCCTTGTCTATGACATAACAAAGAAGCAAACCTTTGAAAATGTCCTAAGGTGGCTGCGAGAACTAAGAGACCATGCAGACTCTAACATTGTCATCATGATGGTTGGCAACAAGTCGGATCTCAACCACCTTAGAGCAGTCTCGGAGCAGGATGGTCAAGCTTTGGCTGAAAAGGAAGGGCTCTCGTTTCTAGAGACATCTGCTCTGGAAGCAGTTAACGTTGAAAAGGCTTTTCAGACTATTTTGGTGGAAACCTACCATATAATCAGCAAGAAGGCATTAGCTGCAGAGGAAGCAGCAAAAGCCGCAGCCCTTCCTGGTCAGGGCACCACCATCAACGTTGATTCCTCTGACAATGCTAAGAGAGGCTGCTGTTCAAACTGA
- the LOC116016659 gene encoding metal tolerance protein B isoform X2, producing MEQQEDSGLIQQKQEAELYGSPKPLQFSCSPICLFSQQEYNTLDSRNRSKSATKLCGLIIFYAAVMVVEIIGGVEANSLAVLTDAGHLLTDIAGFSISLFTVWVSGWEVTSEHSYGFHRLEVLGALVSVQLIWFISGILIYQALEKIFHKNVKVNGMLMFATAAFGFVINCITVLWLGHDHSHSCHSHHSHHTSGDGHSHHSHRSEDHHNHELEELCPGNGEESKIMMPGSPGQTEILNINVEGAYLHVIVDLIQSVGVMIAGAIMWAKPEWFLVDLLCTLIFSTVALSTTIPMLRNIFSILMERTPQEVDISQLKNGLKCIDGVHDVHDLHVWSITVGKTVLACHVVTEPGANPNEVLHRVREYCERKFKIHHVTIQIEQES from the coding sequence aTGGAGCAGCAGGAGGATTCTGGTTTGATACAACAAAAGCAGGAAGCTGAACTATATGGCAGCCCCAAACCCCTACAATTTTCTTGCAGTCCCATCTGTTTGTTCTCGCAACAAGAATACAATACGTTGGATTCAAGAAACAGATCAAAGTCCGCTACGAAGCTGTGTGGGCTTATAATCTTTTATGCAGCCGTCATGGTTGTGGAGATTATTGGAGGCGTAGAAGCGAATAGCCTTGCTGTTTTAACTGATGCAGGTCACTTGCTAACTGATATTGCTGGATTCTCGATTTCTCTTTTCACAGTATGGGTTTCGGGCTGGGAGGTTACATCAGAACACTCGTATGGGTTCCATCGGCTTGAAGTCTTGGGTGCCCTTGTATCGGTACAGTTGATATGGTTTATCTCTGGGATCTTGATCTATCAAGCACTCGAGAAAATTTTTCACAAAAATGTCAAAGTTAATGGGATGCTCATGTTTGCGACTGCAGCATTTGGGTTCGTAATTAACTGCATCACAGTTCTGTGGCTCGGACATGATCATTCTCATTCGTGTCATTCTCACCATTCCCACCACACAAGTGGAGATGGTCATTCTCACCATTCCCATAGAAGTGAAGATCATCACAATCATGAATTGGAAGAACTCTGTCctggaaatggagaagagaGCAAAATAATGATGCCGGGTTCACCTGGACAGACGGAAATCTTAAACATAAACGTCGAAGGGGCATACCTGCATGTCATTGTTGATTTGATTCAATCTGTTGGGGTGATGATTGCTGGAGCTATCATGTGGGCGAAACCAGAATGGTTCCTGGTTGATCTGCTATGCACTCTCATCTTCTCAACCGTCGCTCTCAGCACCACTATACCGATGCTCAGAAATATCTTCTCAATCTTGATGGAGAGAACACCACAGGAAGTTGACATCTCCCAACTAAAGAACGGTCTGAAATGCATAGACGGGGTCCATGATGTCcacgacctgcacgtttggtcCATCACAGTTGGAAAAACTGTTCTGGCGTGCCACGTTGTAACTGAGCCCGGGGCAAATCCAAATGAAGTCCTTCATAGGGTTAGGGAATATTGTGAAAGAAAGTTCAAAATCCATCATGTGACCATACAAATAGAACAAGAATCTTAG
- the LOC116016323 gene encoding pentatricopeptide repeat-containing protein At3g46790, chloroplastic: protein MWTVHTPSRLQPLLFTNPTRSSSHSHRTTAAVTSPAVGANTHNSLIQSLCKKGQLKQALQLLSKEPNPTQRTYELLILSCADKKSVPDALNVHRELIDDGFGEDPFLATKLINMYSQLDCIDDARQVFDKICDRTIYVWNALFQALSLAGHGDEVLGLYRRMIQVGIASDRFTYTYVLKACVVSESQVSLLQNGKEIHAHILRHGYDNVVHIMTTLVDMYARFGCVDYASRVFREMPDKNVVSWSAMIACYARNGRPYDALELFREMMMLETSDLLPNSVTIVSVLQACGAIAALEQGKLIHGYILRKGLDTIVPVTSALVTMYARCGNLDTGQCVFDQMSKRDVVAWNSMISSYGIHGRGAKAVELFEEMVRRGVSPTPISFVSVLGACSHAGLVEEGKALFESMVKKHGIYPSVEHYACMVDLLGRANRLDEAARIIEDMRIEPGPEVWGSLLGSCRIHCNVELAERASRRLFELEPRNAGNYVLLADIYAEAGMWEEVKRVKKLLDCRELEKVSGCSWIEVRRRVYSLTSVEEFNPQIEQIHALLLQLSAEMKDYGYVPDAKIVLYDLDREEKERILLGHSEKLAVGFGLINSGKGETIRIAKNLRLCEDCHSFTKFISKFTNREILVRDINRFHHFRDGVCSCGDYW, encoded by the coding sequence ATGTGGACAGTTCACACACCCTCACGTCTCCAGCCTCTCCTCTTCACCAATCCAACTCGCTCGTCTTCTCACTCACACCGCACCACCGCCGCCGTCACTAGCCCCGCCGTCGGCGCTAACACCCACAACTCCTTGATACAATCTCTATGCAAGAAAGGACAGCTGAAACAAGCCCTTCAATTGCTCTCCAAGGAGCCCAATCCGACGCAACGAACCTACGAGCTCCTCATCCTATCCTGCGCCGATAAAAAATCTGTACCGGACGCCCTAAATGTTCACCGCGAGCTTATCGACGATGGTTTTGGCGAAGATCCCTTTTTGGCGACTAAACTCATAAATATGTACTCACAATTGGACTGCATCGATGACGCACGccaggtgtttgataaaatttgcGATAGAACGATATATGTCTGGAATGCTCTCTTCCAGGCGTTATCTTTGGCTGGTCATGGCGATGAGGTTTTGGGCTTATATAGACGGATGATTCAGGTTGGCATCGCATCTGATAGGTTTACGTATACATATGTGTTGAAGGCTTGTGTTGTTTCTGAGTCGCAGGTTTCTCTGCTTCAGAATGGGAAAGAAATTCATGCTCATATTTTAAGACATGGGTATGACAATGTTGTTCATATTATGACTACCTTAGTTGATATGTATGCGAGGTTTGGCTGTGTGGACTATGCTAGCCGTGTGTTCCGTGAAATGCCTGATAAAAATGTGGTTTCTTGGAGTGCTATGATCGCGTGTTATGCTAGGAATGGCAGACCTTATGATGCATTGGAGCTTTTTCGAGAGATGATGATGCTCGAGACTAGTGATCTGTTGCCTAATTCAGTAACGATAGTGAGCGTGCTGCAAGCCTGTGGAGCGATAGCTGCACTGGAGCAAGGGAAGTTAATACATGGATATATACTTAGAAAAGGGCTTGATACAATTGTTCCGGTTACTAGTGCTCTTGTGACCATGTATGCGAGGTGTGGAAATCTTGATACGGGGCAATGCGTTTTTGATCAGATGAGTAAGAGGGATGTGGTTGCGTGGAATTCCATGATTTCGAGCTATGGGATTCATGGGCGTGGAGCCAAGGCTGTTGAATTGTTTGAGGAGATGGTTCGACGAGGAGTGTCCCCAACTCCGATATCATTTGTTAGCGTTTTGGGAGCTTGTAGTCACGCAGGACTTGTTGAGGAGGGGAAGGCTTTGTTTGAATCTATGGTGAAGAAACATGGGATTTACCCTAGCGTGGAGCACTATGCTTGTATGGTTGATCTTCTCGGGAGAGCCAACCGGCTGGATGAAGCAGCTAGGATCATAGAAGACATGCGAATTGAACCGGGGCCTGAAGTTTGGGGCTCTCTTCTTGGATCGTGTAGGATTCATTGCAATGTGGAGCTTGCGGAGAGGGCAAGTCGAAGGCTTTTCGAGCTCGAGCCCAGGAATGCAGGGAACTATGTCCTTTTGGCCGATATTTATGCCGAAGCTGGGATGTGGGAGGAAGTAAAGAGAGTAAAGAAGCTTTTGGACTGTAGAGAGCTAGAAAAAGTTTCAGGTTGCAGCTGGATTGAAGTCAGGAGAAGAGTTTATTCTCTCACTTCAGTGGAGGAGTTTAACCCCCAAATAGAGCAGATTCATGCATTGCTGCTACAGTTATCAGCAGAAATGAAGGACTATGGATATGTCCCTGATGCGAAAATCGTGCTGTATGATCTCGACAGGGAGGAGAAAGAACGCATTTTGTTAGGTCACAGCGAGAAATTGGCAGTTGGGTTTGGATTGATCAATAGTGGCAAAGGTGAAACCATCAGGATTGCCAAGAACCTCAGGTTGTGTGAAGACTGTCACTCTTTCACAAAGTTTATCTCCAAATTTACTAACCGTGAAATTTTAGTTAGAGATATCAACCGCTTTCATCATTTCAGGGACGGTGTTTGTTCCTGCGGGGATTATTGGTAA
- the LOC116016659 gene encoding metal tolerance protein B isoform X1 has translation MVNVISQHLIVFLPDQCVFMFFPRMQGNMMEQQEDSGLIQQKQEAELYGSPKPLQFSCSPICLFSQQEYNTLDSRNRSKSATKLCGLIIFYAAVMVVEIIGGVEANSLAVLTDAGHLLTDIAGFSISLFTVWVSGWEVTSEHSYGFHRLEVLGALVSVQLIWFISGILIYQALEKIFHKNVKVNGMLMFATAAFGFVINCITVLWLGHDHSHSCHSHHSHHTSGDGHSHHSHRSEDHHNHELEELCPGNGEESKIMMPGSPGQTEILNINVEGAYLHVIVDLIQSVGVMIAGAIMWAKPEWFLVDLLCTLIFSTVALSTTIPMLRNIFSILMERTPQEVDISQLKNGLKCIDGVHDVHDLHVWSITVGKTVLACHVVTEPGANPNEVLHRVREYCERKFKIHHVTIQIEQES, from the exons ATGGTAAATGTCATTTCTCAGCACTTGATTGTGTTCCTCCCCGATCAATGCGTGTTTATGTTTTTTCCCAGAATGCAGGGCAACATG aTGGAGCAGCAGGAGGATTCTGGTTTGATACAACAAAAGCAGGAAGCTGAACTATATGGCAGCCCCAAACCCCTACAATTTTCTTGCAGTCCCATCTGTTTGTTCTCGCAACAAGAATACAATACGTTGGATTCAAGAAACAGATCAAAGTCCGCTACGAAGCTGTGTGGGCTTATAATCTTTTATGCAGCCGTCATGGTTGTGGAGATTATTGGAGGCGTAGAAGCGAATAGCCTTGCTGTTTTAACTGATGCAGGTCACTTGCTAACTGATATTGCTGGATTCTCGATTTCTCTTTTCACAGTATGGGTTTCGGGCTGGGAGGTTACATCAGAACACTCGTATGGGTTCCATCGGCTTGAAGTCTTGGGTGCCCTTGTATCGGTACAGTTGATATGGTTTATCTCTGGGATCTTGATCTATCAAGCACTCGAGAAAATTTTTCACAAAAATGTCAAAGTTAATGGGATGCTCATGTTTGCGACTGCAGCATTTGGGTTCGTAATTAACTGCATCACAGTTCTGTGGCTCGGACATGATCATTCTCATTCGTGTCATTCTCACCATTCCCACCACACAAGTGGAGATGGTCATTCTCACCATTCCCATAGAAGTGAAGATCATCACAATCATGAATTGGAAGAACTCTGTCctggaaatggagaagagaGCAAAATAATGATGCCGGGTTCACCTGGACAGACGGAAATCTTAAACATAAACGTCGAAGGGGCATACCTGCATGTCATTGTTGATTTGATTCAATCTGTTGGGGTGATGATTGCTGGAGCTATCATGTGGGCGAAACCAGAATGGTTCCTGGTTGATCTGCTATGCACTCTCATCTTCTCAACCGTCGCTCTCAGCACCACTATACCGATGCTCAGAAATATCTTCTCAATCTTGATGGAGAGAACACCACAGGAAGTTGACATCTCCCAACTAAAGAACGGTCTGAAATGCATAGACGGGGTCCATGATGTCcacgacctgcacgtttggtcCATCACAGTTGGAAAAACTGTTCTGGCGTGCCACGTTGTAACTGAGCCCGGGGCAAATCCAAATGAAGTCCTTCATAGGGTTAGGGAATATTGTGAAAGAAAGTTCAAAATCCATCATGTGACCATACAAATAGAACAAGAATCTTAG
- the LOC116016296 gene encoding serine/threonine-protein phosphatase PP1 isozyme 2 isoform X2: protein MAQNGQGIEPALLDDIITRLLEFRNARTARQVQLSENEIRSLCNASREIFMQQPNLLELEAPIKICGDIHGQYSDLLRLFEYGGFPPEANYLFLGDYVDRGKQSLETICLLLAYKIKYPENFFLLRGNHECASINRIYGFYDECKRRFNVRLWKTFTECFNCLPVAALIDDKILCMHGGLSPDLTNLDEIRTLPRPTDVPDSGLLCDLLWSDPSREIKGWGMNDRGVSYTFGADKVAEFLMQHDMDLVCRAHQVVEDGYEFFAERQLVTIFSAPNYCGEFDNAGAVMSVDESLMCSFQILRPTDRRPRFI, encoded by the exons ATGGCGCAGAATGGGCAGGGAATAGAGCCTGCTCTTTTGGATGATATAATCACTCGGTTGTTGGAGTTCAGGAACGCCAGGACTGCGCGGCAGGTTCAGCTCTCCGAGAATGAGATCCGCTCTCTCTGTAACGCTTCCCGAGAAATCTTCATGCAGCAGCCCAATCTCTTGGAGCTCGAAGCTCCCATCAAGATCTGCG GTGACATTCACGGGCAATATAGTGATCTTCTGAGGCTTTTCGAATATGGAGGATTCCCCCCTGAGGCCAATTATTTGTTCTTAGGGGACTATGTTGACCGTGGAAAACAGAGTTTGGAAACGATATGCCTTCTACTTGCATACAAAATAAAGTATCCTGAAAACTTCTTCCTTTTGAGAGGGAATCATGAATGTGCTTCAATCAACAGGATATATGGGTTCTATGATGAATGTAAGCGGCGGTTTAATGTGAGATTATGGAAAACTTTCACTGAGTGCTTCAATTGTCTTCCAGTAGCTGCTCTCATTGATGATAAAATACTATGCATGCATGGCGGTCTTTCTCCAGATTTAACAAATTTAGATGAAATTAGGACCTTACCTCGCCCAACTGATGTTCCAGACTCTGGTCTGCTCTGTGATTTACTCTGGTCAGATCCTAGTAGAGAGATTAAAGGTTGGGGAATGAATGATAGGGGTGTTTCATACACTTTTGGTGCGGATAAGGTGGCAGAATTCTTGATGCAGCATGATATGGACCTTGTTTGCCGTGCACACCAG GTTGTGGAAGATGGATATGAATTTTTTGCTGAAAGGCAGCTTGTTACAATATTTTCTGCTCCGAACTACTGTGGTGAATTTGATAATGCTGGCGCAGTGATGAGTGTTGATGAAAGTCTCATGTGCTCCTTCCAGATTCTAAGGCCAACAGATAGAAGGCCTAGGTTCATATGA
- the LOC116016324 gene encoding paramyosin yields MDSRHASLGRRTLEEIRQKRAAERLIKTSSGPDLAKAVASPNDAPEISKSESGNRLAENDITGLVAQLQHIQKKNIDLEEENKTLFSKLQAVEAENDTFQKRLNDMEQSTVPSLRKALRDVAMEKDAAVVAREDLSAQLRTLKKQLKEAEEDQYRAEEDAAALRAELNSLQRQAMSGPPSGTTLMGFSPDHMQAMEKELANLRSLLEQESLLRQQEQQRLVEELARTTTLSSEKQDLEEKLATLSKKVSEDVTQQASDNTFSLKDKEKLEKQLHDMAVAIERLENSRQKLLAEIDSQSSEIERLFDENSNLSSANEEAMGMVVHWENKVKDCLKQNEELRGLLDKLRTEQSGIGSANDKPSQRGFFGSNKEGGNGAQASEYTAEIVSLKGQLVKEQSRAEALSAEALQLSVKLQQAIQAYNGLARIYKPVLRNIENNLLKMKQDDSEVVLRA; encoded by the exons ATGGACTCTCGTCATGCATCACTAGGTCGAAGAACG CTAGAAGAAATTCGCCAGAAGAGAGCCGCAGAGAGATTGATCAAAACGTCCTCTGGACCTGATCTCGCCAAAGCCGTTGCAAGCCCTAACG ATGCTCCCGAGATAAGTAAATCAGAGAGCGGAAATCGGCTCGCAGAG AATGATATTACAGGCTTAGTTGCTCAATTACAGCACATACAAAAGAAGAACATTGatctagaagaagaaaataaaactcTGTTCTCAAAG CTTCAAGCAGTAGAAGCTGAGAATGACACATTCCAGAAGCGTCTCAATGATATG GAGCAAAGTACTGTACCATCATTACGAAAAGCACTCAGGGATGTAGCAATGGAAAAAGATGCAGCTGTGGTTGCAAGG GAGGACCTGTCAGCCCAGCTTCGTACACTTAAGAAACAGTTGAAGGAGGCAGAAGAAGATCAATATCGG gCCGAGGAGGATGCAGCAGCACTCCGTGCAGAACTAAACTCATTACAGCGACAAGCAATGAGTGGTCCACCTAGTGGCACCACCTTAATGGGTTTTTCACCTGATCACATGCAAGCTATGGAAAAGGAGCTTGCCAATTTAAGATCTCTGCTTGAG CAAGAGTCTCTGTTGAGACAACAAGAGCAACAACGTCTAGTAGAGGAACTAGCACGGACAACTACCCTTAGTTCGGAAAAGCAGGACTTAGAAGAGAAGCTTGCTACTCTTTCAAAAAAGGTTTCAG AGGATGTCACTCAACAGGCTTCGGATAACACATTCTCATTG AAAGACAAAGAAAAACTTGAGAAGCAATTACATGATATGGCTGTAGCTATTGAAAGATTGGAAAATAGCCGGCAGAAACTGCTGGCTGAG ATTGATTCCCAGTCCTCAGAAATAGAGAGACTGTTTGACGAAAATTCCAATCTCTCATCTGCAAATGAAGAAGCAATGGGAATGGTAGTGCACTGGGAGAATAAG GTGAAAGATTGTTTGAAACAAAACGAGGAGCTCCGTGGCTTGTTAGACAAGTTGAGAACTGAACAATCAGGAATAGGAAGTGCAAATGACAAGCCAAGTCAGAGAGGTTTTTTTGGATCCAATAAAGAGGGGGGAAATGGTGCTCAAGCCTCAGAGTATACAGCAGAAATTGTCTCCCTCAAG GGTCAGCTTGTGAAAGAACAGAGCAGAGCTGAAGCATTGTCTGCAGAAGCTCTACAACTATCAGTAAAACTCCAGCAAGCAATACAGGCATACAATGGTCTAGCACGCAT CTACAAACCTGTGCTTAGGAACATTGAGAATAATCTTTTGAAGATGAAGCAAGATGACTCAGAGGTCGTGCTGAGAGCCTGA